Proteins encoded within one genomic window of Psilocybe cubensis strain MGC-MH-2018 chromosome 2, whole genome shotgun sequence:
- a CDS encoding Putative 2-hydroxyacid dehydrogenase UNK4.10 — translation MSSGRKGYIDLAARMDALFCNSTPQLALLLLLSSLLLKQPINYITFVYTPLLLTSQSMAPRVLICSTIVWAHEDVERLLGDIAEVVYVDSPDRKSFLAEFGPGGKYHNTVGIYRENESSKKLGVFDKELIDGLPSSVRWIAHNGAGYDPVDVHACKARGIYLSNTPGAVDDATATTALYLLISTLRQYSVAERSLRELKWKPQGLNKRTHDVTGKTLGILGLGGIGTRLAVLAHAFPMRVIYHSRHKSPNAPEFCEYFENVEEMLAQTDVLSVHVPLRQETIGLVGEKWIRALKPGAIIINTARGKVIDEEAMIRALEDGHLAAAGLDVFPNEPEVNPRLLEFPQVTLLPHMGTENQDTQRQMEVRALTNLRDFLNTGMGKDLVIEFKAPQGETKVKQKL, via the exons ATGAGCTCCGGCCGGAAGGGATACATAGACCTGGCGGCCCGGATGGACGCCCTTTTCTGCAACTCAACGCCTCAGCTGGCCCTGCTTCTACTTCTTTCCTCCCTG CTACTTAAACAGCCTATCAACTATATCACATTCGTTTACACGCCCCTTTTACTCACTTCACAATCTATGGCACCACGCGTTTTAATCTGCA GTACCATTGTGTGGGCACATGAAGACGTCGAGCGTCTGCTGGGTGACATTGCTGAAGTAGTT TACGTGGATTCTCCCGATCGAAAATCATTCTTGGCAGAGTTCGGGCCTGGGGGAAAGTATCACAATACAGTAGGCATATACAGGGAAAACGAGTCCTCCAAAAAGCTAGGTGTCTTCGACAAGGAACTCATAGATGGTCTGCCGTCCTCTGTACGATGGATTGCACATAATGGCGCCGGATACGATCCCGTGGATGTCCATGCGTGTAAAGCGAGGG GAATTTACCTTTCCAACACTCCGGGAGCTGTAGATGACGCCACAGCAACGACTGCGTTGTATCTTCTTATTTCCACACTTCGCCAGTATTCAGTGGCGGAGCGGTCTTTGCGGGAGTTGAAGTGGAAGCCGCAAGGGCTCAACAAGCGCACTCATGATGTGACTGGAAAAACATTGGGCATCTTGGGGCTCGGTGGCATTGGCACGCGTCTCGCGGTTCTCGCGCACGCCTTTCCCATGCGTGTAATCTACCATTCTCGCCATAAGAGCCCCAATGCACCAGAGTTTTGCGAGTACTTTGAGAATGTCGAGGAGATGCTGGCTCAGACTGATGTGCTAAGCGTGCACGTCCCTTTGCGACAAGAAACGATTGGTCTCGTCGGCGAGAAATGGATCAGAGCATTGAAACCAGGCGCCATTATTATCAACACCGCTCGCGGGAAAGTCATTGACGAGGAAGCTATGATTCGGGCCCTGGAAGACGGACAT CTGGCTGCTGCAGGTTTGGATGTATTCCCCAATGAGCCCGAGGTCAATCCACGTCTCCTCGAATTCCCACAAGTGACTCTCCTGCCGCACATGGGAACTGAAAACCAGGACACCCAGCGGCAGATGGAAGTGCGCGCCTTGACAAACCTCCGGGATTTCTTGAACACGGGAATGGGCAAGGATTTGGTGATCGAGTTCAAGGCACCACAGGGTGAAACAAAGGTGAAGCAGAAATTGTAG
- a CDS encoding N-acetyl-D-glucosamine kinase — MSLYLCVDCGGSKTAVVICNPVGTIVGRATGGPSNIAYLTPQSFNKTVKAAVIAALQIALPDSPDVSLPVVGKSPFHAAWFGVSGADSPAAIARIAAPLSELLGLPLGPKLVIANDTHLLAAPIRMYSDVTHAVAVIAGTGSITVSFTEVDGKIEELGRVGGWGWILGDEGGGYDVGRQALRQILLANDKSSITGVPLPKSMLIDRVLEIFGATTVLEILTGVYLPDPPPGQTNPTGETNEHLEREKRISTLSPIVFEAAFKHHDPLAMDVVKATASHLVAQIALLLGDGVESSARTVKASESVISFGGSLVGVEAYRQLILTDLAQRGHVFKRSIVIDDAAAIGGTALAAAFTD, encoded by the coding sequence ATGTCGCTCTATCTCTGTGTAGATTGTGGCGGATCAAAGACAGCAGTCGTTATCTGCAATCCAGTTGGCACTATCGTTGGTAGAGCTACCGGTGGTCCATCCAACATCGCATATCTTACCCCTCAGTCTTTCAACAAGACCGTGAAAGCCGCTGTCATTGCCGCTCTTCAAATCGCCCTTCCCGATTCTCCAGACGTCTCCCTCCCCGTTGTTGGAAAAAGTCCTTTCCATGCAGCCTGGTTTGGTGTCTCCGGAGCAGACTCGCCAGCAGCTATCGCTCGCATCGCCGCCCCTCTTTCAGAACTGCTTGGCTTGCCTCTGGGCCCCAAGTTGGTTATCGCAAACGACACCCATCTGTTGGCTGCCCCAATTCGCATGTACTCCGATGTCACCCACGCAGTTGCTGTCATCGCAGGTACAGGATCCATCACCGTTAGCTTCACAGAAGTCGACGGCAAGATCGAAGAGCTCGGTCGCGTCGGGGGCTGGGGTTGGATTCTGGGGGACGAAGGCGGTGGATACGATGTGGGCCGTCAAGCATTGCGACAGATTCTATTGGCGAATGACAAGTCATCCATTACGGGCGTTCCGTTACCCAAAAGCATGCTCATAGATCGCGTTTTGGAGATATTCGGTGCGACCACGGTATTGGAGATATTGACAGGGGTCTATCTACCCGATCCCCCGCCGGGTCAGACCAATCCAACTGGTGAAACAAATGAACACCTCGAACGAGAGAAACGTATATCGACCCTGTCTCCTATTGTCTTCGAGGCCGCTTTCAAGCACCATGACCCCCTTGCTATGGACGTCGTGAAGGCCACAGCCAGTCATTTAGTAGCTCAGATCGCTTTGCTCCTCGGAGACGGTGTTGAATCATCTGCTCGTACTGTTAAAGCATCTGAGAGTGTAATATCATTTGGCGGCTCTTTGGTTGGAGTCGAGGCTTATAGGCAATTGATTCTCACCGACCTTGCTCAACGGGGTCATGTTTTCAAGCGATCCATTGTTATAGACGATGCTGCAGCTATTGGCGGAACTGCGTTGGCAGCTGCATTTACAGATtaa
- a CDS encoding ER-derived vesicles protein ERV14, producing MGGAGWLFLFAVLMAAGLLFCMVFFIIMFSDLECDYINPIDLCNKLNQFVLPEIGAHTSLATLFLLSGQWIAFLLNAPLVVYNVHKVQTRGHMYDATEIFRSLSRHKQETFIKLGFYLLSFFYYLYRMIVALIAESE from the exons ATGGGTGGAGCAG GCTGGTTGTTCTTGTTTGCGGTCCTCATGGCCGCTggtcttttgttttgcatgGTGTTCTTT ATCATAATGTTCTCTGATTTGGAGTGCGACTATATTAACCCTATCGACCTGTGCAACAAACTAAACCAA TTTGTTCTCCCCGAGATTGGTGCACATACAAGTCTGGCTACATTATTCCTGCTTTCTGGCCAATGGATTGCTTTCTTGCTCAACGCTCCACTGGTTGTTTACAATGTCCACAA AGTTCAAACCAGGGGGCATATGTACGATGCGACAGAGATATTCCGCTCATTATCAAGACACAAGCAGGAGACATTTATCAAGCTTGGATTTTACTTGCTGTCGTTCTTCTACTACCTGTATAG AATGATTGTTGCTTTGATTGCAGAAAGCGAATAG
- a CDS encoding LARGE xylosyl- and glucuronyltransferase 2, whose product MYPDFLSDRAGSAFSWESSKFTLENGLGHSDSVYVDEKLVLSKVFANSMRPSNIRPYFYRAKGSFEKDDITITTLITSNRFKVFARLVEKYRGPISVTVHVKDVAEHVEAVLESLRDMYISSQTMMTFVDVHLVVDAFDRQFNTWRNIARLFARTDFVMMLDIDFYPCTDFRSVIRRSSTISDKLYAGRAALVVPAFEYVDFHEGTNYAAFPTKKMDLLHLVNNHRIDMFHASWAPGHNSTDYNHFYSAPSGEVYKVTRYQSAYEPYVIFKKDGPPWCDERFVGYGGNKAACLFEMYLAGVSFYVLADHFIVHQNHLYEENARKNERRRNRKLYADFKEESCLRYLKSYHDLNMLRSDLAENALAECRKLKSVVRAVPKYFQSHTEGVIP is encoded by the exons ATGTATCCTGACTTTCTGTCTGATCGTGCTGGTAGCGCTTTCTCCTGGGAGTCGAGTAAATTCACTCTTGAAAACGGGCTTGGGCATTCTGACTCTGTGTATGTCGATGAGAAACTGGTCCTTTCGAAAGTTTTTGCAAATTCTATGCGGCCCTCGAATATCAGGCCCTACTTTTATCGTGCCAAAGGATCCTTTGAAAAAGATGACATCACGATTACGACGCTCATCACCAGTAATCGATTCAAGGTCTTTGCCAGATTAGTCGAGAAGTATCGAG GTCCCATTTCTGTCACTGTCCATGTTAAGGATGTTGCCGAGCACGTTGAAGCTGTATTGGAGTCTCTGCGCGACATGTACATATCGTCCCAAACGATGATGACTTTTGTAGATGTACACTTGGTTGTCGACGCATTCGATCGCCAGTTTAACACCTGGCGAAATATTGCTCGTCTGTTCGCAAGAACCGACTTTGTGATGATGCTGGACATTGACTTCTACCCTTGCACGGACTTTAGATCGGTCATTAGGCGTAGCTCAACAATCTCAGATAAGCTATATGCGGGAAGGGCTGCACTTGTGGTTCCTGCTTTTGAATATGTTGATTTCCATGAAGGCACCAATTATGCCGCGTTTCCGACCAAGAAAATG GATCTTCTTCATTTAGTCAATAATCATCGCATCGACATGTTCCATGCTTCTTGGGCCCCTGGTCACAATAGCACGGACTATAATCACTTCTACTCTGCCCCTTCCGGTGAGGTGTACAAAGTAACTCGTTACCAATCAGCATATGAGCCTTATGTTATCTTCAAGAAGGATGGGCCGCCATG GTGTGATGAGCGCTTCGTCGGATATGGAGGAAACAAGGCGGCTTGCCTTTTCGAGATGTATCTAGCTGGTGTCTCGTTTTATGTACTCGCCGACCATTTTATCGTCCACCAGAACCATCTATATGAAGAAAATGCCCGCAAGAATGAG CGCAGGCGAAATCGTAAACTGTATGCGGATTTCAAGGAAGAGTCATGTTTACG GTATTTGAAAAGTTATCATGATCTCAACATGCTCCGCTCAGATCTCGCGGAGAACGCATTGGCTGAGTGCAGGAAGCTCAAGTCTGTCGTCCGAGCCGTCCCAAAG TACTTTCAAAGCCACACAGAAGGTGTTATACCCTAA